The genomic interval TGTCTCACTGCACTCATGTTGGCTCGATAAACAATGAAATCACCACTAGAGGTTAGAAGAGTCACTCTTTTACGTGAACAATCCACAATAGCTTGGTATTTAGACAACCAATCCATACCAAGAATTACATCAAATTTCCCCATAGGCAACACTAGTAAGTTTCCAGATAACTTGTGTCCCTCGAACACAATACAAACTGACCTACATATGGTGGATACCTCACCATGTCCCCCCATAGGTACACTCAAATGCAATgtaggactaaaagtttcccaacTCAAACCCAGCATACTAGCAAACATCAAAGATATAAAGAAATGCGATGCACCCGTATCAAATAACACATGAGCCCAAGAGTGTGAGATAAGAACCATACCATCAACAACTCCCTGGTCAGCACCACCCTGTACATCATCAACCCCAAGAGCGTAGGCTTGAGCGGATGACTTTGCTTTTGCCTTTCCCCTTCCCTGACTAGGATAGCTTGTACTTGCACCAGACCCTCCACCTTGATTGTACCCTCTTTGACTCCCACTAGGAGCAGGAGTTTGGAAACCTTGTGAGTACCCCATGTTGAATCCTGAACCTTGTGGCCTGAACTGATGTTGATACTGAGACTGCTGGCCCGATTGGGGTGTGAAACCATAGGATGAAGACTGAGACTGGTTGGTCCTGGGCTGTCCATGAAAAGGAGTAGACTATACATAGCTCCCTATGGGTCCTCCATGAGATGCTTGAAATCTTTGTTGTCGTTGCGGGCAATCTTTCTTCTTGTGACCTTGTTGACCACAACTGAAACACCCGTATGGTCCACTACGAGTCTTTCTAGATGAACCACTACTAGTGCTACCCCCACTAAATTGTTGTCCTTAGGACCACTGTCCTTGATTCTTCTTGGTCATCTTTCGGTCATTTCCTCTTCCTCTGCTTGTGTTCTTCTTCTCATTCCCTTCTACATGAGCCTCAGTTCGCAAGGCTGCTGTCACACACTCAGTCAGGTTGTTCAAGGTCAAAGGGGCTATAGGACCACGTATCGCAGGCCTCAAACGAAGCATGAACTGTTCAATCACCAAGGGTTGATCAACAACACCAGGATATGCATAAGAGGATAGCTCTACAAACTTCATGTAAAATTCATTCACAGTCATATCCCCTTGTCTTAGACCATCAAATACTCCAATAAGAGCCCTCCTGTGAGATGGACTAAAATATTGTTCCCTAAAAACTTCCTCAAATTCTCGCCAAGTCATCCCATCAGTTTCCATTGTCCTGGACAAGGTCTCCCACCTATCTGCTACACCACCCTCTAACTTGGACACAACGAAAGTAACTTGGTATTCCTCAGGTGTTCCTATtgtgttgaaatttttctttatttgccTCAACCACCTTTCAGCTACCATGGGATCTTGTCCACCCTCAAATTCAGGCACTTGGATCCGATGAAAGACTTGGAAATGATGACTCTGTCGAGCGGCAGGATCCATCTGTTGAGCGGGAATAGCTCTTAAGGCTTCGAGAAGGGCGTTCATAGGGAATTCAGCTTGTGGAGGTTGGACATTAGCTTGAGGGGTGTCTTCTCCAACCGTTCTCCTTGTCTTCTTTCCTTTTGGAGGCATTTTCTTAGGTCTGAGAACCAAAAGCTAATCAGTTAGTGAGGAttggataataataataatataaatatgccttatacatataaataccaagatatttattactattagtatttaaaataaatctaaaCTATTTGGTGACACACTCCGAGGTAATTAAACCCagggctctgataccatttttctGTCACGACCCGAGCCCTAGGCTGTGGCATATgtgtaatatccataacttgggtggtcaaaggtcacactCTGACCCTTGTAGGAAAATAAAGCTTAtaaataatcattttatttatattacaaaatactaatttaaaagatatggattaactcctatattaataagaaaatattagtaataaaatcaggacaactcatcaatataaaagaacagtaatatccccacagttatgtaatcaccaaatagatagatttaataagtcgataaaataccaaaataatacctagcatccatcatttctcatttctaactagtacatagctaatttaagtcatccagaccatccatttgttcttaaatacaaaatcagtcTCAATAGAAGGTGAAAGAGTAAAACAtgactaaactaataacgacATTCCTTTTCCAACGgtaccatcctcatccactagcatcaaactgagttcctggaatgggagaaaatagggggtgagcttataaagcccagtaggaaaacaactaatatcaaaggacccttggtttaataaaattcctgcatggttagctttataaaaataaaatgtctcATCAACAGTATCAATatgtacaaataaaatagagagaccacaaataatcacaaatcaaacgtcaaatgtgttggaaattattttaccaggatctagatttactaacaagtatgttggattaacaacctaatatgaattctaaaacaatgaaaataaacacatataaagttagaaaaccttacagtgggtgcagcggaataatatgactccttccgttcagatctctagcccttgattcctttctgtagcagagcatcaccaagatctgaacctggatcttcttttctccttctttgatgcagaaattccatagtcttccatactatgattgagataccacttgatgtgtgtgggcactactcatcactcaagcatttcgaaattacaaagaagaaaagagagagagagagaaggtggcgtttgaggcttttctgagagaaacaaaatgaacaaagatgtgtgtcttactttcctcaagccaacactttctatttatagaaaaccctctaggtttaggttagaattgcatggcattaaaataatggaaactacaaatggtatttctcatgcatagggtcggccatacaaagggtattgggcctcactttgcaactttcccattttgttattttccattcccattttctcaaaaatgccaattttccaatttaacctttttaaatgccaattctaattatttaataacttggaaataattttcaaataatattgccatttaatatatttattaatttagacatataaaatatcttaattaataaataaacctaaaatctcttttctttacaatttcgcacttgcttagtgaaaattcataaagtagacatagtctaacttttagaatttttaattgattaattaaaatcaattaactgagtcttacaagcagtatggcctcaactagtatggggaccatgggtctatataaccgagcttccaataagtcgaaccgaatttaccaagtaaattccctaacttattaattcctcattgaatccacacttagaacttggaattgcactctcagtcatatagaaacgttctatatgttccacgatatagacacgttattagttatccattgttataaccctaatgtgatcaatgatcctctatatagatgatttacactgtacatgattaaattaccgtaacaccctacaatgtattttatccttaaaacacttaaccctgtataaatgatatttcacctaagtgaaatgagatctccaccatttatcttcgtttggttaagctcgaaggaaatcatcctttacttctatttgccaaatagaagctatagattccatatttatgttagcgctcccccactcaattgtattaccgtgttcccaaaatgtaagtatcaccctgacccaaaactaggcttaactaacaaatcaaagaacacgaataatactcttgaaattgagcctaaccatatcaggatttcgatcatgtgatctaggatcaacttatgatattgaattgaatagatgtttacggtaagtttcaaaatctaattcaaagttcaatatcggtccattccaatgcatactccatgcatccgatactggtaaactttgccaatgccctggaaaggacataacacttttccaaggtgtaagaatacctatcgctgattataccatgtcagtctaagtccagtgttctgacaaatcagggaatctacttttgaacatataataaagattatattccactgtgctgacaacactataatctttaaccaactcatatgttctggacttaaaaaaaattcatacattatatacacatataatcatgaaataaatcatgtgaaccatgcaacataaaatgttatttctgatctttattaataagtaaatctgattatatgaaatgagttttatttagggcataaaacccaacaaactcccacttgcactaatataaaacaaaaagtgcatttcaaataatcattaacaccttgatataccaatcaagtgtaatagtagtatactcctcgtaatgggatctgacaggttgaattaaacacaacctcttctccaccattactcttccttaatcacaaaatccttgataatgtgaaattcctctctatatgtctactcttttgggatactggattctatacttttgggcaactactcttttgttattcaggaaataaccctagtagttaaggcaagttggaacactgccacaaatgtatagaactttccttagactgaaaaagtatctttcctgcaacttttaacattcagtctctttctggtagaccaagagatttcagataggtttttacacttctccaaaatcactactccacccccaaagtaatcaccatctcatcagctaactttctagcacacgggcaagtctcgaaatctgatgtggtgtagtctaagagttttaaaaccacccttattgactaacatatagttcctcttcttaatcttaagatttacttgattgtcttccaatgttcctctcctggattaatctgatacttactcattactcccactcaacagcaggtgtctggtctaaggcatactaaagcatatctgagacctctcacttgttgatttaagaaattctttcatggctttatcttctctggaatagttgagacttttccttagataaataaaatctatatctaagaagttgtgaagcttctatagatttccattggaaagaataatgctccagcatcttactaaagtaagttgcttgcattagagtaagtaattaccaggtataccacaagccataggtttagataaactcaaacctattatactaggaacaggaagttttgttaagtccattgaatagacttatgaacaaaaatttcctttcatgtccttgtaacagaaaactttaggttactccatgtgaatggatcaaaccatagttctattggctttcttcttagtttcttatcttgacaatccattacttgtttaaactcacaatggattttaatcactagtatcttccaagttataagaaggtgagttcctagatactctcccactacaacaaggtactgtgaattatgtctaagaaaactaaatggtatagacctcttcagttgtgttaagacaacagaggcagtgggatcatcttgtaaaataagatgatagaacacttatggaatcaagaaaaaaaatatctcctttatttgctactttattttcagacttagtcattttcttagaaaagtggtatttgtttaaacaaacactttcttatctaatgactacgggatggtccacccctaatcacttagaatagctaacaaacatgcaaactagggttagcagttctagcttttcttaagacttcgattaggtcatccatgaatctagtaatgatttacattaagtatacaaccattgcatcattctgaaattttatttccatagaaggatttaggcaacgactagtaactaatcatcaatatgcaactcgaatttctagggaggtaagtttggatattattcaaaatcaaattaatgatctttcaactgcatatctactaactttttctccacccctatcagttcgcaagatctttaaccacttaccttcaccattgctagaaattcatgaaatttttcaaacatttcaaatttcttttgcataaggtaaaatctagagtgatcgttttaagaatacaacgaaaactcatatatccacacctgaatgtacatccatctacgaatgagatgaaattactttcagtggatataggcatattaactctttgcagagaatgatcttgtcaaaaccactatgaacaagatacaaatgccttagatttataaaatatgtggttgtatcttttgatgacttaagttagttacatcaaagagttcttagaatagtgcaagtggattctggtcacagaatactaaactcatacagtttaaatccattgaaagaaaatggttattaaacacttgtgaaagtgtaactgtataattagtaattctttcttggaccaccactactaatctaactctatgatttgcctatacaagtaggagatatctaagattgaggacttatatcatttagggatagaattccgggaaaataatcatatgcgtcatctaatttcttaagagaaaataagactttatatgatttatagaccattcatccaatgatatgtcattaagctaattcgaaatgaataagctaagaggaattaggataatttcgttttaaataagaatccaacgatgctccgattaacgagagtcaaagtaatcttatttatacaatcttcttgtttcatattgtaaaacactagtctaaggtgtcatcaattgatgaacaactagatgttgcatatacaatatttatcttccgagatctaacactattatgttagtctaatggtgaaaatccattacggatttatctcattagaaaaacaaatcaggttagaccaacaatgaagatccgaaattaaactacaatttaataacagaaaataacatggttcaatacaaattcatacacaattcaaaaattatcaagcacatagcaagtaggaatgacaagtgaaaatactaaaacatacaatcctaaataatttccaaggttttcaacaaactgatatcagtgtcccgtttaggcgagagtcaaagctaccaatcattgaatagagttgtcagctcatctaaaatgatcaacattctagcaaccttttattcgatcaagatgtgaatccgcgttgtcccgtttaggcgagagtcaaggctattctatcttatgagcttccaccattgtttcatattcttgcaagtcttatacagtcgccaccattagggtggtcataaactatataaaaaaaaaacttacaagattacttatctttcgagattaaacggtgctaacttgctaatgaacgttcctctattagggaggattactcactaaaacaatagctatgtaaaaccaacaatggagatcgaatatccttataataaagctcattatttaatgaagggttgtattttcttctaatatttattttaatccatttattttaaatatatatttatttaattaaaatttccaatttagaatgaaaaattccaaatataaattttaatttaatatttataaattatacttagatggatacgaaaataacgtgaattatttccatcttcgtaataatttccataaatatttagaaaattattcaatttaagttgtttcaaaattaatttgaattaatttacaactcaaatttaattttctataaatatatattgcattttcaaaaatgctttaaaataaaataaaataaatcctggaaaattactctaattttatgttggcccaaaattaataaaattaattttcaacaaaaaattataattctcctatttaattaaatatctaagaaaaatttcaaatatttaagtatcatgattaaaaatcaacttaaatattaatattctatttaattaaatacactagaaaaatacttcaagcaaaacagataatatctatctagactttcatagactaattaatccaatttctaattataatatattttagttcatttattttaattaatcattaaatgaaaaagtcactgatttaagttggtccaaaattaaataaataattttcaactttaatctatttttcaaataaaattcgaaatttctgcatctaggtgatgcaatttcgaaattttgggaaatgattaataaaataaaataaagtatattttgaaaattattcaaacttaagttattctgaaataagattccaaacttaaaataattttcaactttaattaaataacatgaaaataacaatattaaagtatcatgatgaaaatcaacttagatattgaaattttcaatttaattaaatgtattaaattcaagaatcaaataattaagtaaagaggaaacttaattattaattctagtttaatactaggaaaatattctaaacttagattgtaccaaaattaattaggaaacaattaatttcacaatctatgatattttcctatttaatattagaaataataactagtactagaaatagctatctagaatatatcattgactaagtgtttttctaaaattaattttaaaatattacatgaaaaataaatttcatatattttaaaatttaattatgttgctaattcaattttaattaggttagactaatataattaacctaatacaattatttaaataaggcaaatgggccttcacaattggggtagttcatgtgagcgggagctgggttcagtatgtcgtacccacttctatggcccccaactctcacacaaggcccaaaagagaggaatttaacctttcaataaataattgttattcattgaataagcccaaatctaattgggcctaaataaatttccttatgtcaaaatttattttagcaacctagtccatttacttagtaaaaacttaaatgggctccctatatgtatctaagcccaaaagcaaacatataggctcacacaggtcaaatgatttggatggaccctatcatgtttctaggtttacacagatgaaagaagtacaaaatttacctgttacaaattatttataagatctatcgtcaattgaactatgattaaaatcagatcattggatcatgatctgtcaccaagttaatcatagcaatttagatcagataaataataggtttgttaaaaagttttgaataaacgatataaacaaacaaacattgtccatgtaacagatgtgaatcaagatattaatataattaaattattattcttaaactaaccaaataaaggaaactaattttaaaatatctaggtttatttgaatcaaattaaattaaatatctaataagatcaatgatttgaaagaaaagaatctccaatatcactttcagatcttataatttaataaaataaaccaattttaaaatagatttggttaaataataattaccataattatatgtcaaaatatctcaaattaagcaatattcaaatctccacaaaaatatctatgttatttaaatatttaagatatgatttataaatttccaataagaaaaaatgatatatatagaaaaaatatcatttttatacttataatttataaataattaaatatttaacaaaataacaaatttttgaattttaaaacattatggtaagtatatctataaaaatatctatgttaatttcaaatttattaattatttaatttgtcatataagataattttaatataatattttaaataaaaagacaaagttatcttttaatttaaaatatcttaaatatcaaaatatctaatcttataattaaataataaataaatattaaagaagttaacaaatttttaaatctgaccataataggaaatatttgaaaattggaaacaatccaaaatagaaatatttaaaattggaaaaaattccaaattgaaaatatttaaaattggaaacatttcaatttaaaaatatttaaaattggaaaaataaattttgggaaacaatccctt from Cannabis sativa cultivar Pink pepper isolate KNU-18-1 chromosome 4, ASM2916894v1, whole genome shotgun sequence carries:
- the LOC133036780 gene encoding uncharacterized protein LOC133036780, encoding MPPKGKKTRRTVGEDTPQANVQPPQAEFPMNALLEALRAIPAQQMDPAARQSHHFQVFHRIQVPEFEGGQDPMVAERWLRQIKKNFNTIGTPEEYQVTFVVSKLEGGVADRWETLSRTMETDGMTWREFEEVFREQYFSPSHRRALIGVFDGLRQGDMTVNEFYMKFVELSSYAYPGVVDQPLVIEQFMLRLRPAIRGPIAPLTLNNLTECVTAALRTEAHVEGNEKKNTSRGRGNDRKMTKKNQGQWS